The nucleotide window GGCGAACGGTATCGTAAAATGGTTTAACGACTCAAAAGGTTTTGGATTTATCGAACAAGAAAGCGGAAACGATGTTTTCGTACATCACTCAGCTATCAATTCTACAGGTTTTAAATCCCTGAATGAGGGGGATCGCGTTTCATTTGATATTGAACAAGGACAAAAAGGTCCTGCAGCAGCAAATGTAAGCGTATTATAAG belongs to Desulfobacula toluolica Tol2 and includes:
- a CDS encoding cold-shock protein: MANGIVKWFNDSKGFGFIEQESGNDVFVHHSAINSTGFKSLNEGDRVSFDIEQGQKGPAAANVSVL